One region of Brachybacterium saurashtrense genomic DNA includes:
- a CDS encoding GntR family transcriptional regulator, whose amino-acid sequence MLDESKPLFLAVADQIEDGVLDGTYPEETPVPSTNELAAFLRINPATAGKGLNRLADAGVLVKRRGVGMFVAPGATDLVRRRRREDFLQGYIAPLLREADHLGLTTQELITMLTEEDAR is encoded by the coding sequence GTGCTCGATGAGTCGAAGCCGCTCTTCCTCGCCGTGGCGGATCAGATCGAGGACGGCGTCCTCGACGGCACCTACCCGGAGGAGACCCCCGTGCCCTCGACCAACGAGCTCGCCGCGTTCCTGCGGATCAACCCCGCCACCGCGGGCAAGGGCCTGAACCGCCTCGCCGACGCCGGCGTGCTGGTCAAGCGGCGCGGGGTGGGGATGTTCGTGGCCCCCGGCGCCACCGACCTGGTGCGGCGCCGCCGGCGCGAGGACTTCCTCCAGGGCTACATCGCCCCGCTGCTGCGCGAGGCGGACCACCTGGGGCTCACCACCCAGGAGCTCATCACCATGCTCACCGAGGAGGACGCCCGATGA
- a CDS encoding universal stress protein, which translates to MTTQAHTAQRELGVVAGFDGSPHSEGALRRAAEIAARRDLPLTVVTAYRARTQFYATYAALPAEPEAEVKRRQAEELVHSASTLLDELPHGPGTLTVVEGDSVGALAEMSRRAELMVLGSRGVGGFLGRIIGSVADALPAHAHCPTLVVPSREVPADGPVVVGTDFSPTGRRAVEIAAQEAVERGVPLKIVVALPRPDSGEYWYPTLSEGAAELIRLRRGELEQELDEKLVALRESVPGLEVTGEVTVGVPALVLKQAARDAQLTVVGSRGRGAVASALLGSVSRAVLHGADGPVLVVPAEEAEDTGEEQAGEA; encoded by the coding sequence ATGACCACCCAGGCACACACCGCACAGCGGGAGCTCGGCGTCGTCGCCGGCTTCGACGGATCGCCGCACTCCGAGGGCGCGCTGCGGCGCGCCGCCGAGATCGCCGCCCGTCGGGACCTGCCCCTGACCGTCGTCACCGCCTACCGGGCACGCACCCAGTTCTACGCCACCTACGCCGCGCTGCCGGCGGAGCCGGAGGCGGAGGTGAAGCGGCGCCAGGCCGAGGAGCTGGTGCACAGCGCCTCCACCCTGCTGGACGAGCTGCCCCACGGGCCGGGCACGCTCACCGTCGTCGAGGGCGACTCCGTGGGAGCGCTCGCGGAGATGTCCCGCCGGGCCGAGCTGATGGTGCTCGGCTCCCGGGGCGTCGGTGGCTTCCTGGGCCGGATCATCGGCTCGGTGGCCGACGCCCTGCCCGCCCACGCGCACTGCCCCACCCTGGTGGTGCCCAGCCGGGAGGTCCCGGCCGACGGGCCGGTGGTGGTGGGCACGGACTTCTCGCCCACGGGCCGGCGCGCGGTGGAGATCGCCGCGCAGGAGGCCGTGGAGCGCGGCGTCCCCCTGAAGATCGTGGTGGCGCTTCCCCGCCCGGACAGCGGGGAGTACTGGTACCCGACGCTCTCCGAGGGCGCGGCCGAGCTGATCCGGCTGCGGCGCGGCGAGCTGGAGCAGGAGCTCGACGAGAAGCTGGTCGCCCTGCGCGAGAGCGTCCCCGGCCTCGAGGTCACCGGCGAGGTGACCGTGGGCGTCCCGGCGCTGGTGCTCAAGCAGGCCGCACGGGATGCGCAGCTCACCGTGGTGGGCTCCCGAGGCCGCGGCGCGGTGGCCAGCGCCCTGCTCGGCTCGGTCTCCCGCGCGGTGCTGCACGGCGCCGACGGGCCGGTGCTGGTGGTTCCGGCCGAGGAGGCCGAGGACACCGGAGAGGAGCAGGCGGGCGAGGCCTGA
- a CDS encoding diacylglycerol/lipid kinase family protein, whose amino-acid sequence MDLTLLLLSIASVVIAAVTAALLVVVLRHLGRHRRELAALKATTERLDGRPGPAASGDAAGGGASTADAAGPDGDVAEAGTSDAIGRVAVVLNPSKFARTDAFRRTVTEAVERLEDAETVFYETSIDDPGRGQTEQAVAEGADLVLAAGGDGTVRMVASVLAGTDTRMGIIPAGTGNLLARNVDVPLEDPSAAVVAALTGEDRWVDVGWLRVGDSVRAVRAAERQIFLVIAGFGADAEMIGYTDPRMKKRIGWIAYVFGGIRTVLGRSVDVVVQLPDESRYALKARTVLLGNVGRLPGGLVLMPDATIDNGQLEVVVAGWRGAAGFSQVAAQVVNPRLRPRIGAKLSTMERYLTTGIRVTTTKPQPVQLDGDTDVEATHLVATVDPGVLRLRVPSGTRAGTR is encoded by the coding sequence ATGGACCTCACCCTGCTGCTGCTGAGCATCGCCTCGGTGGTCATCGCCGCGGTCACCGCCGCACTGCTGGTGGTGGTGCTGCGGCACCTGGGCCGCCACCGCCGCGAGCTCGCCGCCCTGAAGGCCACCACCGAGCGGCTCGACGGCCGCCCGGGTCCCGCCGCCTCGGGCGACGCCGCGGGCGGCGGCGCGTCCACGGCCGACGCCGCCGGGCCCGACGGGGACGTCGCGGAGGCCGGCACCTCGGACGCCATCGGCCGGGTCGCGGTGGTGCTGAACCCCTCGAAGTTCGCCCGCACCGACGCGTTCCGCCGCACCGTCACCGAGGCGGTGGAGCGTCTCGAGGACGCCGAGACGGTGTTCTACGAGACCTCGATCGACGATCCGGGCCGGGGGCAGACGGAGCAGGCGGTGGCCGAGGGCGCGGATCTGGTGCTCGCCGCGGGCGGCGACGGGACGGTGCGCATGGTCGCCTCGGTGCTCGCCGGCACCGACACCCGGATGGGCATCATCCCCGCCGGCACCGGGAACCTGCTGGCCCGCAACGTGGACGTGCCGCTGGAGGACCCGTCGGCCGCGGTGGTCGCGGCGCTGACCGGCGAGGACCGGTGGGTGGACGTGGGCTGGCTGCGGGTGGGCGACTCGGTGCGGGCCGTCCGCGCCGCGGAGCGACAGATCTTCCTGGTGATCGCCGGGTTCGGCGCCGACGCGGAGATGATCGGCTACACCGACCCGCGGATGAAGAAGCGCATCGGCTGGATCGCGTACGTGTTCGGCGGGATCCGCACCGTGCTGGGCCGTTCGGTGGACGTGGTGGTGCAGCTGCCGGACGAGAGCCGGTACGCGCTCAAGGCCCGCACCGTGCTGCTGGGCAACGTGGGCCGCCTGCCCGGCGGCCTGGTGCTGATGCCGGATGCCACGATCGACAACGGCCAGCTCGAGGTGGTGGTGGCCGGGTGGCGCGGCGCGGCCGGGTTCAGCCAGGTTGCGGCGCAGGTGGTGAATCCGCGCCTGCGGCCCCGGATCGGCGCGAAGCTCTCCACCATGGAGCGCTACCTCACCACCGGGATCCGGGTGACGACCACGAAGCCGCAGCCGGTGCAGCTCGACGGCGACACCGACGTCGAGGCCACCCATCTCGTGGCCACCGTGGATCCCGGCGTGCTGCGCCTGAGAGTGCCCTCCGGCACGCGCGCCGGGACGCGCTGA
- a CDS encoding HAD family hydrolase, which produces MTAAATATTRERLEAHLSALSGTPLLIGLDVDGTLVDHDGVMSPPMHRALQRAAEEHTVVIATGRSLGATLPIVAAAGITRGYAVCSNGAVTIEMDPEAEGGHRLVDTRAFQPGRALRSLREVAPDAHYAVEMSDGTFRSTAGFQDASFGVEAIESDLDELMDLEAVRVVVHVPDLSPQEFSRVVAESGVHGVEYSIGWTAWLDMAAPGISKASALETLREQLGIDPAHTVAVGDGFNDLEMLTWAGVGVAMGQAPQGVKDVADVVTDTIYEDGTVLVLERIQR; this is translated from the coding sequence ATGACCGCCGCCGCCACCGCCACCACCCGCGAGCGCCTCGAGGCGCACCTCTCCGCGCTCTCCGGCACCCCGCTGCTGATCGGCCTCGACGTGGACGGCACGCTCGTCGACCACGACGGCGTGATGTCCCCGCCCATGCATCGGGCGCTGCAGCGCGCCGCGGAGGAGCACACGGTGGTGATCGCCACCGGTCGCTCCCTCGGCGCGACCCTGCCGATCGTCGCCGCCGCCGGCATCACCCGCGGCTACGCGGTGTGCTCCAACGGTGCGGTCACCATCGAGATGGACCCGGAGGCCGAGGGCGGGCACCGCCTCGTCGACACCCGCGCCTTCCAGCCGGGCCGCGCCCTGCGCAGCCTGCGCGAGGTGGCCCCCGACGCGCACTACGCGGTGGAGATGTCCGACGGGACGTTCCGCTCCACCGCCGGCTTCCAGGACGCCAGCTTCGGGGTGGAGGCGATCGAGAGCGATCTGGACGAGCTCATGGATCTCGAGGCCGTGCGCGTGGTGGTGCACGTCCCGGACCTCTCCCCGCAGGAGTTCTCCCGCGTGGTCGCCGAGTCCGGGGTGCACGGGGTGGAGTACTCGATCGGGTGGACGGCGTGGCTGGACATGGCCGCGCCCGGCATCTCCAAGGCCAGCGCCCTGGAGACGCTGCGCGAGCAGCTCGGGATCGATCCCGCGCACACGGTCGCCGTGGGCGACGGCTTCAACGACCTGGAGATGCTCACCTGGGCCGGGGTGGGCGTGGCGATGGGGCAGGCCCCGCAGGGGGTCAAGGACGTCGCCGACGTGGTCACCGACACGATCTACGAGGACGGGACCGTGCTGGTGCTGGAGCGCATTCAGCGCTGA
- a CDS encoding dihydrofolate reductase family protein — protein sequence MTRPRIICHMHTLLNGKIDGIANPTAVGMRSQKLYFDLFLGKERAFTGHRGWLSGSGTSDAIMGGRRDVELPRPSAPVPPGDHLAEPEAEMFYFAVDGSARLAWDRSSFEYFDVTAHIVELLPRSASDALKAHLRATGVSYLLAGDDELDMDEAVRKIGEIFGVDELILGGGGTVNWSMLRAGLCDEISLVLMPTADAENHTYSLFEANERFAPPAPVAFSLRSVDVLEDDSVWLRYDVGEVLEEPTA from the coding sequence ATGACCCGACCTCGCATCATCTGCCACATGCACACCCTGCTCAACGGGAAGATCGACGGGATCGCGAACCCCACCGCGGTGGGGATGCGCTCCCAGAAGCTGTACTTCGACCTGTTCCTGGGGAAGGAGCGCGCCTTCACCGGTCATCGCGGCTGGCTCTCGGGCAGCGGCACCAGCGACGCGATCATGGGCGGCAGGCGGGACGTGGAGCTCCCCCGCCCCTCCGCACCGGTCCCTCCGGGTGACCACCTCGCCGAGCCCGAGGCGGAGATGTTCTACTTCGCGGTCGACGGCTCGGCACGGCTGGCCTGGGACCGCAGCTCCTTCGAGTACTTCGACGTCACCGCCCACATCGTGGAGCTGCTGCCGAGGTCGGCGAGCGATGCCCTGAAGGCGCACCTGCGCGCCACCGGCGTCTCCTACCTGCTGGCCGGGGACGACGAGCTGGACATGGACGAGGCGGTGCGGAAGATCGGCGAGATCTTCGGCGTGGACGAGCTGATCCTCGGCGGCGGCGGGACCGTGAACTGGTCGATGCTCCGCGCGGGCCTGTGCGACGAGATCAGTCTGGTGCTCATGCCCACCGCGGACGCGGAGAACCACACCTACTCGCTGTTCGAGGCGAACGAGAGGTTCGCGCCGCCGGCCCCCGTGGCCTTCTCGCTGAGGAGCGTGGACGTGCTCGAGGACGACAGCGTGTGGCTCCGGTACGACGTGGGCGAGGTGCTCGAGGAGCCGACGGCCTGA
- a CDS encoding MDR family oxidoreductase, protein MRAVLIDSEGAAPRLLPDADESLLEGEIGLDVLASGLNYKDAMALAGKGIPRTHPLIPGIDLVGRVTESGDDRFSAGDLVILNGDGIGESRHGGFATRARVRPDALVRLPASLSPDRAAAIGTAGFTAMLAVQRLEDAGLTPDDGDVLVTGASGGAGSIAIALLAGRGHRVLASTGRVEAHGEYLRDLGAAGVLDRRELSEEPGRPLQSQRFAAAIDGVGSTTLANVLAQTVWGGTVAAYGLAQGPDLPTTVLPFILRGVTLAGINSVECPLPLRERAWDALARELDLDLLDSMTTGIGLSEVIDHAAPLLAGQVRGRTVVEVDQ, encoded by the coding sequence ATGCGTGCCGTGCTGATCGACTCCGAGGGCGCCGCCCCGCGCCTGCTGCCCGATGCCGACGAGTCCCTGCTGGAGGGGGAGATCGGCCTCGACGTCCTGGCCTCCGGACTGAACTACAAGGACGCGATGGCCCTGGCCGGCAAGGGCATCCCCCGCACCCATCCGCTGATCCCCGGCATCGACCTGGTGGGGCGCGTCACCGAGTCGGGCGATGACCGCTTCTCCGCCGGAGACCTGGTGATCCTCAACGGCGACGGGATCGGCGAGTCCCGTCACGGCGGCTTCGCGACCCGCGCCCGGGTGCGCCCCGACGCCCTTGTGCGCCTGCCCGCGAGCCTCTCCCCCGATCGCGCCGCCGCGATCGGCACCGCCGGGTTCACCGCGATGCTCGCCGTGCAGCGGCTGGAGGACGCGGGGCTCACCCCGGACGACGGCGACGTGCTCGTCACCGGCGCCTCGGGCGGTGCGGGATCGATCGCGATCGCGCTGCTGGCCGGGCGCGGCCACCGGGTGCTGGCCTCCACGGGCCGGGTCGAGGCCCACGGCGAGTACCTGCGGGACCTGGGCGCGGCGGGGGTGCTGGACCGTCGTGAGCTCTCGGAGGAGCCGGGCCGGCCCCTGCAGTCCCAGCGCTTCGCCGCCGCGATCGACGGGGTGGGTTCGACGACGCTCGCGAACGTCCTCGCGCAGACGGTCTGGGGCGGGACGGTCGCCGCCTACGGGCTGGCGCAGGGGCCGGACCTGCCCACCACCGTGCTGCCGTTCATCCTGCGCGGCGTGACCCTGGCGGGCATCAACTCGGTCGAGTGCCCGCTGCCTCTGCGGGAGCGGGCATGGGACGCCCTGGCCCGCGAGCTGGACCTGGACCTGCTGGACTCGATGACCACGGGCATCGGCCTGTCGGAGGTGATCGACCACGCCGCACCGCTGCTGGCCGGGCAGGTGCGGGGCCGCACCGTCGTCGAGGTGGACCAGTGA
- a CDS encoding ABC transporter ATP-binding protein: MTAVETRSLSKRFRDVTAVDGIDLALDEGRIHGLLGRNGAGKTTLMKLLTGQVFATGGQMRVLGENPVENPAVLARTCFIQESQKYPDGFRAKDVLRIAEGLYPEWDQVFARELVGEFRLPETRAISKLSRGQLSAVGIILGLASRAPLTFFDEPYLGLDAVARRMFFDRLLADFTEHPRTVVLSTHHIDEVSTLLEHVVLLDEGRIAIDEEAETLQTAAIEVSGRAQEVREFVGDADLLHFQELGALASAAVHADRGRAERARAAGLQVAPVSLQNYIVHRTTSAVLGAAVS, translated from the coding sequence ATGACCGCCGTCGAGACCCGATCCCTGTCCAAGCGCTTCCGCGACGTCACCGCCGTCGACGGGATCGACCTCGCCCTCGACGAGGGCCGCATCCACGGCCTGCTGGGCCGCAACGGCGCCGGCAAGACCACGCTGATGAAGCTCCTCACCGGCCAGGTCTTCGCCACCGGCGGGCAGATGCGGGTGCTGGGCGAGAACCCGGTGGAGAACCCCGCGGTGCTGGCACGGACCTGCTTCATCCAGGAGAGCCAGAAGTACCCCGACGGCTTCCGGGCGAAGGACGTGCTGCGGATCGCCGAAGGGCTCTACCCCGAGTGGGACCAGGTCTTCGCCCGCGAGCTGGTCGGCGAGTTCCGACTGCCCGAGACGCGGGCGATCTCCAAGCTCTCCCGGGGCCAGCTCTCCGCCGTCGGCATCATCCTGGGCCTCGCCTCCCGCGCACCGCTGACCTTCTTCGACGAGCCCTACCTGGGGCTCGACGCGGTCGCGCGGCGGATGTTCTTCGACCGGCTGCTGGCCGACTTCACCGAGCACCCCCGCACCGTCGTCCTGTCCACGCACCACATCGACGAGGTCTCCACCCTCCTCGAGCACGTGGTGCTGCTGGACGAGGGGCGGATCGCGATCGACGAGGAGGCCGAAACGCTGCAGACCGCGGCGATCGAGGTGTCCGGTCGCGCCCAGGAGGTCCGCGAGTTCGTCGGCGACGCCGACCTGCTGCACTTCCAGGAGCTCGGCGCTCTCGCCAGCGCCGCCGTCCATGCGGACAGGGGCCGCGCCGAGCGGGCCCGCGCCGCCGGGCTGCAGGTCGCCCCGGTGTC
- a CDS encoding NAD(P)H-quinone oxidoreductase yields the protein MRAITITEEHRLELAEVPEPVPAPGEVLVDVVAAGVNRADLAQAAGRYPPPPGASALPGLEVSGRRRDTGEEVVALLAGGGYAEVVAVPEGQLLPVPAGLDLVDAAGVVEVVATVVSNLVLEARLAEAETVLIEGGTGGIGTVALQLARHLGARVLTTVGSDGACETARALGADDAWNRHTTDLLAAVREAGGADVILDVVGGSALGDHVRMLREHGRLVIIGTLGGASGELPIGMLMGKRARVIGTTLRSRPAEGKREILAAARELAWPLLASGELRVPIHDRLPLAEAARAHEILRTGGHLGKVILEVAAPEHAG from the coding sequence ATGCGCGCGATCACGATCACCGAGGAGCACCGGCTCGAGCTCGCCGAGGTGCCCGAGCCCGTGCCCGCCCCGGGCGAGGTGCTGGTCGACGTGGTCGCCGCGGGCGTGAACCGCGCCGATCTCGCCCAGGCCGCAGGCCGATACCCGCCGCCGCCCGGCGCCTCCGCGCTCCCGGGGCTGGAGGTCTCCGGGCGTCGGCGCGACACCGGCGAGGAGGTGGTGGCCCTGCTCGCGGGCGGCGGCTACGCCGAGGTGGTCGCCGTCCCCGAGGGCCAGCTGCTGCCCGTCCCCGCCGGTCTCGACCTGGTCGACGCGGCCGGGGTGGTCGAGGTGGTCGCCACCGTGGTCTCCAACCTGGTGCTCGAGGCGCGCCTGGCGGAGGCCGAGACGGTGCTCATCGAGGGCGGCACCGGCGGGATCGGCACCGTCGCGCTCCAGCTCGCGAGGCACCTGGGCGCCCGGGTGCTCACCACCGTCGGCTCCGACGGCGCCTGCGAGACGGCGCGTGCGCTGGGCGCCGACGACGCCTGGAACCGGCACACCACCGATCTGCTCGCCGCGGTGCGCGAGGCCGGCGGGGCGGACGTGATCCTCGACGTGGTGGGCGGCTCCGCCCTCGGGGATCACGTGCGGATGCTGCGCGAGCACGGGCGACTGGTGATCATCGGGACCCTCGGCGGGGCGAGCGGCGAGCTGCCGATCGGGATGCTGATGGGCAAGCGGGCCCGGGTGATCGGCACGACGCTGCGCTCACGGCCCGCCGAGGGCAAGCGGGAGATCCTCGCGGCCGCCCGGGAGCTGGCCTGGCCGCTGCTGGCCTCCGGGGAGCTGCGGGTCCCGATCCACGACCGCCTCCCGCTCGCGGAGGCCGCCCGCGCGCACGAGATCCTGCGCACCGGCGGCCACCTGGGCAAGGTGATCCTGGAGGTCGCGGCCCCGGAGCACGCGGGCTGA
- the serS gene encoding serine--tRNA ligase, protein MIDLRHLRENPEAVRDAQRARRRDPATVDAVLSADVRWRETTAAFESARAEQKSFGKKVAQAAGEEKQALLAEVKQLAADVKRLEAEAGEALTARDAALREIPNLAEGAPEGLEEDFVVRETIGEIPSFDHQVKDHLEIAEGLKAIDMARGAKVSGARFYFLRGIGAQLELAILNSAIDQATRAGFTPMITPTLVLPESMEGTGFLGEHADEVYHLDKGDDLYLVGTSEVALAGYHKDEVIDLSDGPLRYAGWSACYRREAGSYGKDTRGIIRVHQFHKVEMFSYCRIEDSYEEHERLLDWERQMMARIDVPYRIIDTAAGDLGTSAARKFDCEAWMPSQNTYRELTSTSNTTQFQARRLNIRERTEDGLRPVATLNGTLGTTRFLAAILENHQLPDGSVVVPEGLRPYLGGREVFEPVA, encoded by the coding sequence ATGATCGATCTGCGGCACCTGCGCGAGAACCCCGAAGCCGTCCGCGACGCCCAGCGGGCGCGTCGCCGAGACCCCGCCACCGTCGACGCCGTGCTCAGCGCGGACGTGCGCTGGCGGGAGACCACCGCGGCCTTCGAGTCCGCGCGCGCGGAGCAGAAGTCCTTCGGCAAGAAGGTGGCGCAGGCCGCGGGGGAGGAGAAGCAGGCGCTGCTGGCCGAGGTCAAGCAGCTCGCCGCGGACGTGAAGCGGCTCGAGGCCGAGGCCGGCGAGGCGCTCACCGCGCGCGACGCCGCGCTGCGGGAGATCCCGAACCTCGCCGAGGGCGCCCCCGAGGGCCTTGAGGAGGACTTCGTCGTCCGCGAGACGATCGGGGAGATCCCCTCCTTCGACCACCAGGTCAAGGACCATCTCGAGATCGCCGAGGGCTTGAAGGCGATCGACATGGCCCGCGGTGCGAAGGTCTCCGGCGCCCGCTTCTACTTCCTGCGCGGCATCGGCGCGCAGCTGGAGCTCGCGATCCTGAACTCCGCGATCGACCAGGCCACGCGGGCCGGGTTCACCCCGATGATCACCCCCACCCTGGTGCTGCCCGAGTCGATGGAGGGCACCGGCTTCCTCGGCGAGCACGCCGACGAGGTGTACCACCTGGACAAGGGGGACGATCTCTACCTGGTGGGCACCAGCGAGGTGGCGCTGGCCGGGTACCACAAGGACGAGGTCATCGACCTCTCGGACGGTCCGCTGCGCTACGCGGGATGGAGCGCCTGCTACCGCCGCGAGGCCGGCAGCTACGGCAAGGACACCCGCGGCATCATCCGCGTGCACCAGTTCCACAAGGTCGAGATGTTCTCCTACTGCCGGATCGAGGACTCCTACGAGGAGCACGAGCGGCTGCTGGACTGGGAGCGGCAGATGATGGCCCGGATCGACGTGCCCTACCGCATCATCGACACCGCGGCCGGGGACCTGGGAACCTCCGCCGCCCGCAAGTTCGACTGCGAGGCCTGGATGCCCAGCCAGAACACCTACCGCGAGCTCACCTCCACCTCGAACACCACCCAGTTCCAGGCGCGCCGGCTCAACATCCGCGAGCGCACGGAGGACGGCCTCCGCCCCGTCGCCACGCTGAACGGCACCCTGGGCACCACCCGCTTCCTCGCCGCGATCCTCGAGAACCACCAGCTCCCCGACGGCTCGGTGGTGGTGCCCGAGGGGTTGCGCCCGTACCTGGGCGGGCGCGAGGTCTTCGAGCCCGTGGCCTGA
- a CDS encoding YdeI/OmpD-associated family protein, with protein sequence MSPTTSATITGRAAVRAIDERLLVPLPEEASAQLPSRGQVAAQAVLNGHELRTVIEPDGRKGHWLRIDDALQQALDLQEGSAVEFALTPTKAWPEPEIPADLGAALAEADDLDETWASITPMARWEWVRWVGATRSETTRARRVEVSIDKLRHGSRRPCCFDLSSCTDPELARSGKLRE encoded by the coding sequence ATGAGCCCGACGACGAGCGCCACGATCACCGGCCGCGCCGCGGTGCGCGCGATCGACGAGCGGCTGCTGGTGCCGCTGCCGGAGGAGGCCAGCGCCCAGCTGCCCTCCCGGGGACAGGTCGCGGCGCAGGCCGTCCTGAACGGTCACGAGCTGCGCACCGTCATCGAGCCCGACGGCCGCAAGGGGCACTGGCTGCGCATCGACGACGCGCTGCAGCAGGCCCTCGATCTCCAGGAGGGCAGCGCCGTGGAGTTCGCCCTCACCCCCACGAAGGCCTGGCCGGAGCCGGAGATCCCCGCCGACCTCGGCGCCGCGCTCGCCGAGGCCGACGACCTCGACGAGACCTGGGCGTCGATCACGCCGATGGCTCGCTGGGAGTGGGTGCGCTGGGTGGGCGCCACCCGCAGCGAGACCACCCGCGCCCGCCGCGTGGAGGTCTCGATCGACAAACTCCGCCACGGCTCGCGCCGCCCCTGCTGCTTCGACCTCTCCTCCTGCACCGATCCGGAGCTGGCGCGCAGCGGCAAGCTGCGGGAGTGA